CGAGCGTCCGCAGCGCCGAACTCTTCACCGGCGACGATGGCCCGCGAAGCCAGGCATCGAACGCCTCGCGCGACCAGCCCAACCGTTGCCGCATTTCGTCGAGCGGCGCCAGATCCTCGGCAGTCGCGATGCTCGGCGGGCGCGGATAGGCGCGGCGTCCTTCAAGCCCGCAAGCCTCGGCGCCCTGGCGGCTGCGCGGCCGGGGAGAGCGGCGACGAATCGGCGCACTCGGCGAGGGTCAGACGAGGTGAGGTCGAGCGAGCGCGCCGCATAAATGCCGAACAGCGTGTGCAGCGCCCGCAAGTGACCGTCCGAAATTGGTTGAGTTGTCACTCCGCACCGCCTTCCTCGATTCCGAACTTCAGCTCGTGAATCATGTTGAACAGCCGCCGCGCCGAGATGTAGGTGTCCGCCTTCTTGCGTCCGGGCGCCTGGCGCAGGTGAGGCACGCGCGAGTGCGCCAGCAGCTTGTTGATCACGCCGGGCGTGGCGGCTTCGCCCAACTCTTCCAGGGCGGCGCGCGAGGCTTCCTGGTCGGTCATGCCGGGCAGCCGCTCGCCGGCATAGAAACGCGAGTTCCACTGCTCCAGCCGCACGGCGTTGAGCAGGAAGTTGCGTTCCAGCTCGTGCGAGCCCATGAAGACCATCCCGATCTGCGCCAGGTCGAGCAGTTCGCGCACCGTTTCCAGGCAAGCGATATCGAGATGCTGCGATTCGTCGAACACCAGCACCGCGGAGCGAGCCGCCAAGGTGAGGCGAATCATTTTCAGCACGGCGGCGCGGTTGCCCGCGGGTCGGTCAGCTTCACTGCGCGCCTCCTTTCTTCATCAGCGCGCGGATATCGCTGACGGCATCGTCGGTGTACATGGGCGCGGTGGAATCCCGGCTGGCGGGTTGTGCCTGCAGCAATCTGGGTGGGGGTGGGGCCGTGCCAGAAGCGGTCGATCTGGCGATGCGCGGCGCGGCCCATGCGGAGCTTGCTTTTGATCTCGGCTTCAGTCTGCGGCGAGCGCTCGCCGGGCAGTCCGCGATCTACGCGCGGCTGGCGATGCAGCCGGGCAATGATCTTGCCGCCGGCGATGGCCAGCGCGCGATCCAGGTTGTCGGGATCGTAGGCAATCACGATCTCGGTGCCGTTGGCGCCATACATGGCGGCGGCGTCGTGCTCGCTTTCGCCTTCGTAGGCTTGCTTGTTGATCTGCACCGTGCAATTGCCGACGGTGCGCGGCTCATGCGCCCAGAACAGCGGCTCGATGGCGACGATGTCCACCGGCTCGGGATTCGGCAGCAGCTCGCGCATGACGTCGTAGGGCGCGCGGCCGTTCATCCCGTAGCCGTCGTGGATGTGGAAAGCGTTGTATTCCTCCTCCCAGGCGTGCATCAGTTTGACGACATGCGACGCCGGGAGAAACGGCGTCTCGTTCGATTTGCCGTCCAACCACAGGTGGTGGCGCTTCTCGGCCTCGCGGCATTGATCGGGACGCAACGATGGCTTCGCGCCGGCATAGCCTTTGCCGAACATCACATCGAAACGCTTGCTGACCGTCGCGTGGTAACTCTCGATGCACTTTGAGCGCGGATGAAAAGGCAGGCAGTACTGCGGCACGATGCCGAGACGCTGCAGTAGGTTCTCGGTGATCTGGCCGGCGACGATGCGGCCGTTTTCGTCGGTGTCTTGCGCCTCGCGCACGTAGGCGCCGCCAACCTTTTTGAAGTCCTTCCCGTTATCGATATAGAAAACGCGCGGCCTTCCGAAGCGGCTCATGCCCAGCCGCAGGGCGCCGGCAATCGAGCGCCAGCTTGGCGTCGCGCAGCAAGTTGACCAAACCACGCGGGAGCACATGTCCTCGATGGTGGTCACCCAAACCCGTAGCAGGCGCCAAAACTCGGCGCCGCTGAAATAATCGTTGTAGCTGAGGACATCGAGCACGCGGTGATCGCATACCCA
The nucleotide sequence above comes from Terriglobia bacterium. Encoded proteins:
- a CDS encoding ATP-binding protein, giving the protein MLKMIRLTLAARSAVLVFDESQHLDIACLETVRELLDLAQIGMVFMGSHELERNFLLNAVRLEQWNSRFYAGERLPGMTDQEASRAALEELGEAATPGVINKLLAHSRVPHLRQAPGRKKADTYISARRLFNMIHELKFGIEEGGAE
- a CDS encoding Mu transposase C-terminal domain-containing protein; amino-acid sequence: MRAWSAIPEEQRAEAKRRLQVITPLIEWQAGHRLAYTLRDGSAVCTDRDMARYLAEQNSVSYATLWRWRGAFKKDGMVGLVRERRADATRSKYFETHAEAAKFVLAKYHELGQCSPTGSPNLALVYDELRREYSRLYGGPHPIGKTTSGQTRLCECHLRRRPVSYPTVRAFLSSLPPVVRDAARLPRQKHDAKYSPFVLTKMAERVNDIWVCDHRVLDVLSYNDYFSGAEFWRLLRVWVTTIEDMCSRVVWSTCCATPSWRSIAGALRLGMSRFGRPRVFYIDNGKDFKKVGGAYVREAQDTDENGRIVAGQITENLLQRLGIVPQYCLPFHPRSKCIESYHATVSKRFDVMFGKGYAGAKPSLRPDQCREAEKRHHLWLDGKSNETPFLPASHVVKLMHAWEEEYNAFHIHDGYGMNGRAPYDVMRELLPNPEPVDIVAIEPLFWAHEPRTVGNCTVQINKQAYEGESEHDAAAMYGANGTEIVIAYDPDNLDRALAIAGGKIIARLHRQPRVDRGLPGERSPQTEAEIKSKLRMGRAAHRQIDRFWHGPTPTQIAAGTTRQPGFHRAHVHRRCRQRYPRADEERRRAVKLTDPRATAPPC